Proteins found in one Rhinolophus ferrumequinum isolate MPI-CBG mRhiFer1 chromosome 9, mRhiFer1_v1.p, whole genome shotgun sequence genomic segment:
- the BCL10 gene encoding B-cell lymphoma/leukemia 10, with amino-acid sequence MEPVAPSLTEEDLTEVKKDALENLRVYLCEKIIAERHFDHLRAKKILSREDTEEISCRTSSRKRAGKLLDYLQENPKGLDTLVESIRREKTQNFLIQKITDEVLKLRNIKLEHLKGLKCSSCEPFPDGATNNLYRSNSDESNFSEKLRASTVMYHPEGESSTAPFFSTDSSVNLPVLEVGRTENPNFSSTTLPRPGDPGAPPLPPELQLEEGTCGNSSEMFLPLRSRALRGNDSL; translated from the exons gCCTTAGAAAATTTGCGTGTGTACCTGTGTGAAAAAATCATAGCTGAGAGACATTTTGATCATCTACGTGCAAAAAAAATACTCAGTagagaagacactgaagaaatttCTTGCCGAACATCAAGTAGAAAAAGGGCTGGAAAATTATTAGACTACTTACAAGAAAACCCTAAAGGACTAGATACCCTGGTTGAATCTATTCGACGAGAAAAAACACAGAACTTCCTGATACAGAAGATTACAGATGAAGTGCTGAAACTTCGAAATATAAAACTAGAACATTTGAAAG gACTGAAATGTAGCAGCTGTGAACCTTTTCCAGATGGAGCCACAAACAACCTTTATAGATCAAATTCAGATGAGAGTAATTTCTCTGAAAAACTGAGAGCATCCACTGTCATGTACCATCCAGAAGGAGAATCCAGCACGGCCCCCTTTTTTTCTACTGATTCTTCtgtgaatttgcctgttctagaagtAGGCAGAACTGAAAATCCTAACTTCTCTTCAACTACACTTCCCCGACCTGGGGACCCTGGGGCTCCTCCTTTGCCCCCAGAGCTACAGTTAGAAGAAGGAACTTGTGGGAATTCGAGTGAGATGTTTCTTCCCTTAAGATCACGTGCTCTTCGCGGCAATGACAGTTTAtag